Proteins found in one Nostoc sp. NIES-3756 genomic segment:
- a CDS encoding patatin-like phospholipase family protein, with product MSFKILSLDGGGIRGIITASILEEVERQIQQHHGKSLHEYFDLIAGTSTGSILTAGISTKKNSSELIKLYKEQGKTIFPIHRKERYQPIPSPLPQFIEVVSPPKYLHQGLTKVLKNVLGDSRIKDVESPIILILAYDTLYRNTTFFTNCHPDIGDRWYDDCYLWEICAASASAPTYFPPYKLEPVNKEKYGNWVFPHIDGGVAANNPALAALSLVMRLSQSSISPEIKQKYNLDSIKSLEDIAILSIGTGQTGEPYEFEQIKDWRGVNWAQHLVDIFMEPTSEVSSTICRHLMGGYNSQRYLRLQFDLNEKFMVKKDETYKDTRELLNSKERVNKFTKTRLSEEMDDTREETLQSLIDATSKFIEYGYAFQTRNECGSQVKEAITAFIQAN from the coding sequence ATGTCCTTTAAAATTTTGAGTTTGGATGGTGGCGGTATACGCGGTATTATTACGGCAAGCATCCTAGAAGAAGTAGAACGGCAAATTCAACAGCATCACGGTAAGTCTTTACACGAATATTTTGATTTAATTGCCGGCACTTCCACAGGCTCAATACTAACAGCCGGTATCTCCACTAAAAAAAATAGTAGTGAGTTAATTAAACTATATAAAGAACAAGGTAAAACAATATTTCCCATTCATCGCAAAGAGCGTTATCAGCCAATTCCGTCGCCTTTGCCGCAATTTATAGAAGTAGTCTCACCACCTAAATATTTACATCAAGGACTAACTAAAGTCTTAAAAAATGTTTTAGGCGACAGCAGAATTAAAGATGTTGAAAGCCCAATAATCTTGATTTTGGCTTATGATACCCTCTACCGTAACACTACATTTTTTACTAATTGCCATCCAGATATAGGTGATAGATGGTATGACGATTGCTATTTATGGGAAATTTGCGCAGCCTCAGCCTCAGCGCCTACTTACTTTCCACCATATAAATTAGAGCCTGTCAATAAAGAAAAATATGGAAATTGGGTATTCCCTCATATTGATGGAGGCGTTGCAGCCAACAACCCAGCTCTAGCCGCACTTAGTTTAGTTATGCGGTTGTCTCAATCTTCAATTTCTCCAGAAATCAAACAAAAATACAATTTAGACTCTATTAAGAGTTTAGAAGACATTGCTATCTTGTCTATTGGTACTGGTCAAACTGGTGAACCATATGAATTTGAGCAGATAAAAGACTGGCGTGGCGTAAACTGGGCGCAGCACCTTGTTGATATATTTATGGAACCGACATCTGAAGTTAGCAGTACCATCTGCCGTCATCTTATGGGTGGCTATAACTCTCAAAGATATTTGCGTCTTCAGTTTGATTTGAATGAAAAATTTATGGTTAAAAAAGACGAAACCTATAAAGATACTCGTGAACTCCTGAACTCAAAGGAGAGAGTAAACAAATTTACCAAAACTCGACTCAGTGAAGAGATGGATGATACTAGAGAGGAAACTTTACAGAGTTTAATTGATGCTACATCCAAGTTTATTGAGTATGGGTACGCTTTTCAAACCAGAAATGAATGTGGATCTCAGGTGAAAGAGGCGATCACTGCTTTTATTCAAGCTAATTAA
- the tsaE gene encoding tRNA (adenosine(37)-N6)-threonylcarbamoyltransferase complex ATPase subunit type 1 TsaE — MKIHLVDTQATLNLGIFLGQNLTAGTVILLTGDLGAGKTTLVQGLGKGLGIIEPIVSPTFTLINEYTEGRIPLYHLDLYRLDPQEVVNLNLETYWEGTEVIPGIVAIEWSERMPYKPSSYIDVLLTYGDEGSRQAEIIPFNCTISESITTI, encoded by the coding sequence ATGAAAATTCATCTTGTAGATACACAAGCAACACTTAATTTGGGGATTTTTCTGGGACAAAATTTAACAGCCGGGACTGTAATTTTACTGACTGGTGATTTAGGTGCGGGTAAAACTACTTTAGTACAAGGTTTAGGTAAAGGTTTAGGTATTATTGAACCCATTGTCAGTCCTACTTTCACGCTGATCAATGAATATACTGAAGGACGTATCCCCCTTTACCATTTAGATTTATATCGCTTAGATCCGCAAGAAGTTGTTAACTTAAACTTAGAAACTTACTGGGAAGGTACTGAGGTAATTCCGGGTATTGTAGCGATCGAGTGGTCAGAACGGATGCCCTACAAGCCAAGTTCCTATATTGATGTGCTTTTAACTTATGGCGATGAGGGCAGTCGTCAAGCCGAAATAATACCTTTCAATTGCACTATCAGCGAGTCTATTACTACTATCTGA
- the lepB gene encoding signal peptidase I, translating into MQNQVSDNNSSKQPDNSWIGELGRTVVLSIVLALGIRTFVAEARWIPSGSMEPTLHGTPNQWEADKIIVDKLKYRFAQPQRGDIVVFSPTEELQKEQYQDAFIKRIVGLPGETVELRNGKVYINKKPLNEQSYLSAKQATVIDVCTSGQQPAFLAKPQTIPADSYLVLGDNRNSSYDSRCWGVVPRKNIIGRAVIRFWPLNNVGGIDKSPLYSQ; encoded by the coding sequence ATGCAAAATCAAGTGTCTGACAATAATTCTAGTAAACAACCTGATAACTCTTGGATCGGAGAGTTGGGTAGAACAGTTGTATTAAGTATTGTTCTTGCCTTGGGTATTCGTACTTTTGTGGCTGAAGCACGATGGATTCCTTCTGGCTCAATGGAACCCACTCTCCACGGTACTCCAAACCAGTGGGAAGCAGACAAGATTATTGTGGATAAGTTGAAGTATAGATTTGCTCAACCGCAGAGGGGAGATATTGTAGTTTTCTCACCTACAGAAGAGTTACAAAAAGAACAATATCAAGATGCTTTTATCAAAAGGATTGTTGGCTTACCAGGAGAAACAGTAGAACTGAGAAACGGTAAGGTATATATCAACAAAAAACCCTTAAACGAACAAAGTTATCTGAGTGCCAAACAAGCTACCGTCATTGATGTTTGTACATCAGGTCAGCAACCAGCTTTCTTAGCAAAACCCCAAACAATACCTGCCGATTCTTACTTAGTGCTAGGCGATAACCGTAACAGTAGCTACGACAGCCGTTGCTGGGGTGTTGTTCCTCGTAAAAATATTATTGGTCGTGCAGTAATTCGCTTCTGGCCACTCAACAATGTAGGTGGAATTGATAAATCACCCTTATACTCACAGTGA
- a CDS encoding cytochrome P450, with protein MKLPDSPQIPKFMQLVQWIYQPLQLMEASAKAHGDSFTLWLTNKQPMVFLSNPQAVQQLFTAPLEQLDAKASAQILQPLLGENSLLLLSGETHQRQRKLLTPPFHGDRMRAYGDIITNITKEVISTWKLGQPFSVRDSMQQIALRVILQAVFGLSEGERYNELQKRLCDILDLTASGLRASLSFFPALRVDLGHWTPWGNFLRQREEIDQLLYAEIQDRRDHPDSSRTDILTLMMAARDENGEPMTDVELRDELMTLLIAGHETTASALTWALYWIHKLPSVREKLVTELDNFGDGDLNELTRLPYLTAVCQETLRIYPIAMITIPRIVQTPLEIGGYQFAPGTMLVGCIYLMHRRPDLYSQPQEFQPERFLEKQYSLYEYLPFGGSNRRCVGMAFALYEMKLVLATVLKNLDLALVDNYPVKPIRRGVTLAPSGGKWLIATAQHQTTKNPIEV; from the coding sequence ATGAAACTTCCAGATAGTCCACAGATACCAAAATTCATGCAGTTAGTGCAGTGGATTTATCAGCCATTGCAATTAATGGAAGCATCTGCCAAAGCTCACGGTGATAGTTTTACACTATGGCTTACAAATAAACAGCCAATGGTGTTTTTAAGTAATCCTCAAGCAGTGCAGCAACTTTTTACTGCACCATTAGAACAGTTAGATGCTAAAGCATCAGCCCAAATTTTACAACCTTTATTGGGGGAAAACTCTCTACTGTTGCTGTCTGGCGAAACTCACCAACGTCAGCGTAAGTTGTTAACGCCACCATTTCATGGCGATCGCATGAGAGCCTACGGCGATATCATTACTAACATTACCAAAGAAGTCATCAGTACATGGAAACTTGGTCAACCCTTTTCTGTGCGTGATTCCATGCAGCAAATTGCCTTGCGGGTAATCTTACAAGCTGTTTTTGGTTTAAGTGAAGGCGAACGTTACAACGAACTGCAAAAACGCTTGTGCGACATCTTAGATTTAACTGCTTCTGGCTTGCGTGCGTCCCTTTCCTTTTTCCCTGCGTTACGAGTAGATTTAGGTCACTGGACTCCTTGGGGAAATTTCTTGCGTCAACGGGAGGAAATTGACCAACTGCTTTACGCGGAAATTCAAGACCGCAGAGATCATCCAGACTCATCGCGGACTGACATCCTCACATTAATGATGGCGGCGCGGGATGAGAATGGCGAACCCATGACGGATGTTGAGTTACGTGATGAATTGATGACTTTGTTAATTGCTGGTCATGAAACCACTGCCTCAGCTTTGACATGGGCTTTATACTGGATTCACAAACTACCATCAGTCCGCGAGAAACTTGTAACTGAGTTAGATAATTTTGGTGACGGCGACTTAAATGAACTCACTCGTTTACCTTATTTAACGGCTGTCTGTCAGGAGACATTACGCATTTACCCCATTGCGATGATTACCATCCCGCGTATTGTCCAGACACCATTAGAAATAGGTGGTTATCAATTTGCGCCAGGAACAATGCTGGTAGGCTGCATTTACTTGATGCACCGCCGACCAGATTTATATTCCCAACCGCAAGAGTTTCAGCCAGAACGTTTTTTAGAAAAGCAGTATTCCCTATATGAATATCTACCTTTTGGTGGTAGTAATCGGCGCTGCGTGGGTATGGCTTTTGCCTTGTATGAGATGAAATTGGTGTTGGCGACAGTGTTAAAAAATCTGGATTTAGCATTAGTTGATAATTATCCAGTCAAACCTATCCGCCGTGGTGTCACCTTAGCACCTTCTGGCGGTAAATGGTTAATTGCTACCGCACAGCATCAAACAACCAAAAATCCTATTGAGGTGTAG
- a CDS encoding dihydroorotase, with translation MSSPQSLLIRRARIILPNGEFLVGDVLTRDRQIVEVAPTITNNPPATEIDAEGLTLLPGVIDPQVHFREPGLEHKEDLFTASCACAKGGVTSFLEMPNTRPLTTNQEALNDKLQRAAQKSLVNYGFFIGATGENTPDLISAHPTPGIKIFMGSMHGQLLVDQETILDSIFAQGQRLIAVHAEDQDRINQRRQQFAGIQDPAIHSQIQDNQAALLATQLALKLSKKYQRRLHILHMSTADEAELLRQDKPSWVTAEVTPQHLVLNTSAYERIGTLAQMNPPLRSPHDNEILWQALRDGVIDFIATDHAPHTLEEKAQPYPNSPSGMPGVETSLAVMLTAAMEGKCRVAQVVNWMSTAVAKAYGIPNKGAIAPGYDADLVLVDLNTYRLVLREELLTKCHWSPFEGWNLTGWAVTTIVGGEIVYDKGKLNTQVRGQALNFV, from the coding sequence ATGTCATCTCCACAAAGTTTATTAATTCGCCGCGCTCGCATCATTTTACCGAATGGTGAGTTTTTGGTTGGGGATGTGTTGACACGCGATCGCCAAATCGTGGAAGTCGCGCCAACAATTACCAACAATCCGCCAGCTACAGAAATTGACGCGGAAGGACTAACTTTGTTGCCTGGAGTCATCGACCCCCAGGTACATTTCCGCGAACCAGGTCTAGAACACAAGGAAGACCTATTTACAGCTAGTTGTGCCTGTGCGAAAGGGGGGGTAACTTCTTTTTTAGAAATGCCCAACACACGCCCCCTGACAACTAATCAGGAAGCTTTAAATGACAAGTTACAACGTGCTGCCCAAAAAAGCCTAGTAAATTATGGTTTTTTTATTGGGGCAACGGGGGAAAACACCCCAGATTTAATCTCGGCACATCCCACACCAGGGATTAAAATTTTCATGGGGTCAATGCACGGTCAATTGCTGGTTGATCAAGAAACTATACTCGATTCCATATTTGCTCAAGGTCAGCGCTTAATTGCCGTTCATGCCGAAGATCAAGACAGAATTAACCAGCGCCGCCAGCAATTTGCAGGTATTCAAGACCCAGCAATTCACTCTCAAATTCAAGACAACCAAGCTGCCCTCTTAGCCACTCAATTGGCATTAAAACTTTCTAAAAAATATCAGCGTCGGTTGCATATTTTGCATATGTCTACAGCCGACGAAGCCGAGTTGTTACGTCAAGATAAACCTAGTTGGGTGACAGCAGAGGTAACACCCCAACATTTAGTATTGAATACCAGTGCTTATGAGCGTATCGGTACATTAGCACAAATGAATCCACCATTGCGATCGCCCCACGATAATGAAATTTTGTGGCAAGCTTTGCGAGATGGGGTAATTGACTTTATCGCCACAGACCATGCCCCCCATACTTTAGAAGAAAAAGCACAACCTTATCCCAATAGCCCTTCTGGGATGCCAGGGGTAGAAACATCCTTGGCGGTGATGTTGACTGCTGCTATGGAGGGGAAATGTAGAGTTGCTCAAGTTGTCAACTGGATGTCCACAGCTGTAGCTAAAGCCTATGGTATCCCCAACAAAGGAGCGATCGCTCCTGGTTACGATGCTGATTTAGTGCTTGTCGATTTGAATACATACCGCCTCGTGCTGAGAGAAGAACTATTGACCAAATGTCACTGGAGTCCCTTTGAAGGTTGGAATCTTACAGGATGGGCTGTCACTACTATAGTTGGTGGTGAGATTGTCTATGACAAAGGCAAGTTAAATACTCAAGTACGGGGTCAAGCTTTAAATTTTGTGTAG
- a CDS encoding tetratricopeptide repeat protein, whose protein sequence is MFFTNSLENKLKQWDEVICKQTKNPNAYIRRGMVKFQLAKIDESIDDFDTAEKLDSRLKPYLWQRGLSYYYADRFAEGAKQFEIDLTVNSQDVEETVWRYLCMARVVGVTEARQQLLTVKNDPRRVMRSVYDLFAGNCTADDVLNVGQAEGVKGLFYSHLYLGLYYEAENNGDLAQVYIVKAADKYKIDDYMWYLAQVHKKLRGWV, encoded by the coding sequence ATGTTTTTTACCAATTCTTTAGAAAATAAACTTAAACAATGGGACGAAGTTATTTGTAAGCAAACAAAAAATCCTAATGCTTACATTCGCCGGGGTATGGTAAAATTTCAGCTAGCAAAAATTGATGAGTCGATTGATGATTTTGACACAGCAGAAAAACTAGATTCACGGCTGAAACCATATTTGTGGCAAAGGGGTTTGTCTTATTATTATGCAGATAGATTTGCTGAAGGCGCTAAACAGTTTGAAATAGATTTAACGGTTAACTCTCAAGATGTAGAAGAAACTGTGTGGCGTTATCTGTGCATGGCTCGTGTTGTGGGTGTAACAGAAGCGCGTCAGCAATTATTAACTGTGAAAAACGACCCCCGGCGAGTAATGCGTTCTGTTTATGATTTGTTTGCAGGTAATTGTACAGCAGATGATGTGTTAAATGTAGGTCAAGCAGAAGGGGTTAAAGGATTATTTTATAGCCATCTTTATTTAGGCTTATATTATGAAGCTGAAAATAATGGTGATTTAGCTCAAGTATATATAGTCAAGGCTGCTGATAAATACAAGATTGATGACTATATGTGGTACTTAGCGCAGGTACATAAGAAGCTGCGGGGTTGGGTTTAG
- a CDS encoding MOSC domain-containing protein translates to MPYLAKIFIYPIKSLDGVELEQGRVLASGALEHDREFAIFDENSRVVNGKRYSSIHQLRSTFAERSEGKAGRSPSHFSIPHRTISLQLPGQASKSVFHLDEERQALTSFLSDFFGFAVTLQQNSVVGFPDDLRSSGPTIISTATLIEVASWFPGLTVDEMRRRMRANLEIGGVPAFWEDQLFSQSGDLLPFQIADVKFLGVNPCQRCVVPTRNSLSGEAYSNFQKIFIQKRQATLPQWVASSRFKHLYSLSVNTQLPSSEAGKIIKTGDKVEITLDVN, encoded by the coding sequence ATGCCTTACCTAGCCAAAATTTTCATCTACCCCATTAAATCATTAGATGGGGTAGAACTAGAGCAAGGGCGAGTTCTTGCTAGTGGCGCATTAGAACATGACCGTGAATTTGCAATATTTGATGAAAATTCAAGGGTAGTGAATGGTAAGCGTTATTCATCAATTCATCAATTGCGATCGACGTTCGCGGAGCGTTCCGAAGGAAAGGCGGGGCGTAGCCCATCGCACTTCAGTATCCCTCATCGAACCATCTCGCTACAACTCCCAGGTCAAGCATCAAAGTCTGTATTTCACCTAGACGAAGAAAGACAAGCACTAACAAGCTTTTTGAGTGATTTTTTTGGGTTTGCTGTAACGCTACAGCAAAACTCTGTAGTCGGCTTTCCTGATGATTTAAGATCATCAGGCCCAACCATAATTAGCACAGCCACCTTAATAGAGGTGGCTTCTTGGTTTCCTGGTTTAACTGTTGATGAAATGCGTCGTCGAATGCGTGCAAATCTAGAAATTGGCGGTGTACCTGCATTTTGGGAAGACCAATTATTCAGCCAATCAGGTGATTTGCTTCCTTTTCAGATCGCAGATGTAAAATTTTTGGGGGTTAACCCCTGTCAGCGTTGTGTAGTTCCTACAAGAAATTCCCTTTCAGGTGAAGCTTACTCAAACTTCCAAAAAATATTTATCCAAAAGCGACAAGCTACTTTACCACAATGGGTTGCTTCATCTCGGTTTAAGCATTTATATAGTTTAAGCGTCAATACACAATTACCCAGTTCAGAAGCAGGGAAAATTATCAAAACTGGCGACAAAGTAGAAATCACGCTTGATGTGAATTAG
- the patS gene encoding heterocyst-inhibiting signaling peptide PatS yields the protein MKAIMLVNFCDERGSGR from the coding sequence ATGAAGGCAATTATGTTAGTGAATTTCTGTGATGAGCGCGGTAGTGGTAGATAG
- a CDS encoding cation:proton antiporter yields the protein MVDSYIVELFVIGLLLLAVTLGSGWISRLPLSFALIYLFVGILLGPYGFGLIKLRQDDVFNAELLERITEFVVIVSVFSCGLKIIHPSRRRVWNITARLIGLLMPISIIGIALVGKYLLSMGWGEAILLGAILAPTDPVLASEVQLTDINDKDELRFGLTSEGGLNDALAFPFVYFGLFALKDDNWNNWFKQWVAVDLIWAIAAGLVMGFIVGKAIVWIDQKIQKRRSADALMEDFVAISAILLTYSLTEFVNGYGFLAVFIAGLVVQDSYRNPERPLAQLEFIERLERLLEVGTILLLGSILLWQPIVNYAYQSLIIVIFLFLIIRPVGAWISTIGKRPLDSQRRSLHPGTRLLFGWFGIRGVGSLYYLAYALSNGLKDELGEQIAWITYTTIVVSVVIHGISATPLMNWYERRVAKEKKAVVRETLSEVE from the coding sequence ATGGTAGACAGTTATATTGTTGAACTATTTGTAATTGGTCTACTTTTGCTAGCTGTTACATTAGGTTCGGGTTGGATTTCGCGTTTACCTCTATCGTTCGCACTGATATATTTATTTGTAGGTATACTTCTTGGGCCTTATGGCTTTGGTTTGATTAAATTACGACAAGATGATGTATTTAATGCAGAATTACTAGAAAGAATTACAGAATTTGTTGTTATTGTTTCCGTTTTTAGTTGTGGATTAAAAATTATTCATCCAAGTAGACGTAGAGTTTGGAATATTACAGCGCGGCTCATTGGCTTATTAATGCCTATTTCGATCATTGGCATAGCCCTTGTAGGTAAATATTTATTAAGTATGGGTTGGGGAGAAGCTATTTTATTGGGAGCCATTCTTGCTCCTACTGACCCGGTATTAGCATCGGAAGTTCAACTAACAGATATTAATGACAAAGATGAATTACGCTTCGGTCTCACTTCGGAAGGAGGACTAAATGATGCTTTAGCTTTTCCTTTTGTATATTTTGGACTTTTTGCCCTCAAGGATGATAACTGGAATAACTGGTTCAAACAATGGGTAGCAGTTGATTTAATTTGGGCGATCGCTGCTGGTTTGGTAATGGGTTTTATTGTCGGTAAAGCTATAGTTTGGATTGACCAAAAAATTCAAAAGCGCCGTTCTGCTGATGCCTTAATGGAAGATTTTGTCGCAATCAGTGCAATTTTACTCACTTATTCTCTGACAGAATTTGTCAATGGTTATGGATTTTTAGCAGTATTTATTGCAGGTTTAGTTGTTCAAGATAGTTATAGAAATCCAGAAAGACCACTAGCACAATTAGAATTTATTGAACGATTAGAAAGACTTTTAGAGGTTGGCACAATTTTATTGTTAGGCTCAATATTGCTATGGCAACCAATAGTCAATTATGCTTATCAATCATTGATCATCGTTATTTTCCTATTCTTAATTATTAGGCCTGTGGGAGCCTGGATTAGCACCATTGGTAAACGTCCTTTAGATTCCCAGCGCCGTAGTCTTCATCCGGGAACCCGTTTGTTATTTGGCTGGTTTGGTATTCGTGGTGTTGGTTCCCTATATTATCTTGCCTATGCTTTAAGTAATGGTTTAAAAGATGAATTAGGCGAACAAATTGCCTGGATAACTTACACTACCATTGTAGTATCTGTAGTTATTCATGGCATATCTGCTACACCCTTAATGAATTGGTACGAACGTAGAGTTGCTAAAGAAAAGAAAGCTGTTGTACGTGAGACGTTGAGTGAAGTCGAGTAA
- a CDS encoding gluconeogenesis factor YvcK family protein: MSIGFLRQALNALQKQSPSRTSHRVNQWFKWLSPGLSIKRWLLISVGGVLLSMLGLAIWIKLTPIFWMLELVRGFLGAIANILPNYISGPLVILGGLLLLLWGQTRTVGSITQVLRPNSEEELIDVLLAHRRLYRGPKIVVIGGGTGLSTLLRGLKTYSANITAIVTVADDGGSSGRLRQEFGVLPPGDIRNCLAALADEEKLLTELFQYRFRAGDGLTGHSFGNLFLTAMSDITGDLERAVAASSKVLAVRGQVLPATLSDVRLWAELADGRIIEGESSIPKAGGKIVKIGCIPANPPALPAAIKAIKEADYIIIGPGSLYTSLIPNLLVSEIADAIAASQAPSIYVCNVMTQPGETQGYTVADHIRAIDAACGGKSLFDAVLVHKKSPSDQSLIRYAQQNSHPVFLDREDVAQLGRRIVLANVLYEDETGFVRHNPQKLAKVLLKWYSGANHGK, from the coding sequence ATGTCAATCGGTTTTCTCAGACAAGCCCTTAACGCGCTGCAAAAGCAGTCGCCTAGTCGAACCTCCCATCGGGTGAACCAGTGGTTCAAATGGTTATCCCCTGGACTTTCGATCAAACGCTGGCTGCTAATTAGTGTTGGGGGTGTTCTACTATCGATGCTGGGGTTAGCTATTTGGATTAAGCTGACCCCCATTTTTTGGATGTTGGAATTAGTTAGGGGTTTTTTAGGAGCCATAGCCAACATTTTACCCAACTATATCAGTGGCCCTTTAGTAATTTTGGGCGGCTTGTTATTGCTACTTTGGGGTCAGACTCGCACTGTCGGCTCAATTACTCAGGTTTTAAGACCAAACTCGGAAGAGGAACTTATTGATGTACTGTTAGCCCATCGTCGCTTGTATCGGGGGCCGAAAATAGTTGTTATTGGTGGTGGAACTGGGCTATCTACTTTGCTCAGAGGGTTAAAAACCTACAGTGCTAATATTACTGCGATTGTCACTGTGGCTGATGATGGTGGCTCTTCTGGTAGGTTGCGTCAAGAATTTGGTGTTTTACCACCAGGGGATATCCGCAACTGTTTGGCAGCCTTGGCGGATGAAGAAAAGTTATTAACAGAGTTATTTCAATATCGTTTTCGGGCTGGGGATGGTTTAACTGGTCACAGTTTTGGCAATTTGTTCTTAACTGCTATGAGCGATATTACTGGGGATTTGGAACGAGCTGTTGCTGCTAGTTCTAAAGTTCTGGCGGTGCGTGGGCAAGTTTTGCCTGCTACTCTCAGCGATGTTCGTCTCTGGGCAGAATTAGCCGATGGTCGCATCATTGAAGGTGAATCGAGCATTCCCAAAGCTGGCGGTAAAATTGTCAAGATTGGTTGCATTCCTGCCAACCCTCCAGCTTTGCCAGCCGCCATTAAAGCTATCAAAGAAGCTGACTATATTATTATTGGCCCTGGTAGCCTTTATACCAGTTTGATTCCTAACTTATTAGTATCAGAAATTGCAGATGCGATCGCCGCCTCTCAAGCCCCAAGTATTTATGTCTGCAATGTGATGACTCAACCAGGAGAAACTCAAGGTTACACCGTTGCTGACCACATCCGTGCCATTGATGCTGCTTGTGGCGGCAAAAGTTTATTTGATGCTGTACTAGTACACAAAAAATCCCCCTCAGATCAATCACTCATCCGCTACGCTCAACAAAATTCCCATCCTGTATTTTTAGATAGGGAAGATGTAGCCCAACTAGGAAGAAGAATAGTTTTAGCTAATGTCTTGTATGAAGACGAAACTGGCTTCGTGCGTCATAATCCACAAAAGTTAGCTAAAGTCCTATTGAAATGGTACAGTGGCGCAAATCATGGGAAGTGA
- the ruvC gene encoding crossover junction endodeoxyribonuclease RuvC, translating to MEKRILGLDPGLAILGFGAITCKQSPTQIQDTMVDILDFGVIRTSAGVDVGQRLCTLFDDLNTVIDQLQPDLVAVEKLFFYRMSSTILVAQARGVVMLALAQHHLPYVEFTPAQIKQTLTGYGNADKSEVQEAVARELDLEEIPQPDDASDALAVALTAYMLTVD from the coding sequence ATGGAAAAACGCATTTTAGGATTAGACCCAGGATTGGCTATTTTAGGCTTTGGTGCAATTACTTGCAAACAAAGTCCTACCCAAATTCAAGATACGATGGTCGATATCTTGGACTTTGGAGTGATCAGAACTTCGGCAGGTGTGGATGTAGGACAACGCTTGTGTACTTTGTTCGATGATTTGAACACAGTAATTGACCAGTTACAACCTGATTTGGTTGCAGTGGAAAAATTGTTCTTCTATCGTATGTCAAGTACCATCCTTGTGGCACAAGCTAGAGGTGTAGTTATGTTAGCATTGGCACAGCACCATTTGCCTTATGTAGAGTTTACCCCAGCCCAAATTAAACAAACTTTAACAGGCTATGGCAACGCTGATAAATCTGAAGTACAAGAGGCAGTAGCGCGAGAGTTAGATTTAGAGGAAATTCCTCAGCCGGATGATGCCTCTGATGCTTTGGCAGTTGCCTTAACAGCTTATATGTTGACAGTCGATTGA